A single Armatimonadota bacterium DNA region contains:
- a CDS encoding AAA family ATPase, with translation MKKATRAKAKGKKPQFHEKLILKDFTAFREVEINFVPGVNAIIGENGTGKTHLLKAIYAVQSVARKGGVFGAPEKFAGVFQVEDESALVRRIENPNAVARIEGVYGGGRWFRKIHQSVNGRVISDEPGPWVGSRIADTIDFSEPVFMPAIDMMGHTKNYLSTSERYDIDFDETLRDIVVLLLSPTDKKLDESQKKIIIKLEEALRGNIELEGERFYLVNKQGKFSMPTVAEGFRKISTLIRLVQVGVLKSGSTLFWDEPEVNINPILMDEVVGAIFALSRSGVQVFLATHSYVILKELEVQSRKTDSLRFFSLKASESGSEVHQASRYLDLSPNKIEQQYGELYDRGITKLAEASVESRVD, from the coding sequence ATGAAGAAGGCGACCCGAGCAAAGGCGAAAGGGAAGAAACCCCAGTTTCACGAGAAGTTGATTTTGAAGGACTTTACCGCCTTTAGAGAGGTGGAGATTAATTTCGTGCCCGGGGTTAACGCAATAATCGGAGAGAATGGAACTGGCAAGACGCACCTTCTTAAAGCAATTTACGCAGTCCAGAGTGTGGCTCGAAAAGGAGGTGTGTTCGGAGCACCAGAAAAATTTGCTGGTGTGTTTCAAGTTGAGGATGAATCTGCGCTTGTCCGCCGAATTGAGAATCCGAATGCAGTTGCGCGAATCGAAGGTGTCTATGGCGGGGGGCGTTGGTTTCGGAAAATACATCAGTCAGTGAATGGCCGGGTGATCTCTGACGAACCAGGGCCGTGGGTAGGATCGCGTATCGCCGATACCATTGACTTCTCCGAGCCGGTCTTTATGCCCGCCATTGACATGATGGGCCACACCAAGAACTATCTCTCGACTTCGGAACGATATGATATCGATTTCGACGAAACCCTGAGAGACATTGTTGTGTTACTCCTTTCTCCAACTGACAAGAAACTTGATGAATCGCAGAAGAAGATAATCATCAAACTTGAAGAAGCGCTCAGAGGGAACATTGAACTGGAGGGCGAGCGATTCTATCTCGTGAACAAACAAGGCAAGTTCTCTATGCCTACAGTAGCCGAGGGCTTTCGGAAGATTTCAACTCTCATTCGCCTGGTTCAAGTAGGCGTTTTGAAGTCTGGTTCAACTCTCTTCTGGGACGAACCTGAAGTAAATATCAACCCTATTCTGATGGATGAAGTAGTCGGCGCAATATTTGCTTTGTCGCGATCTGGTGTTCAAGTCTTCCTCGCAACTCATAGTTACGTAATTCTTAAGGAGCTGGAAGTCCAGTCAAGAAAAACTGACAGCCTCAGGTTCTTTTCTCTAAAGGCCTCGGAGTCTGGATCAGAGGTGCACCAGGCGTCACGATATCTTGATCTTTCGCCAAACAAGATCGAGCAGCAGTATGGAGAATTATATGATCGGGGCATCACAAAGTTAGCGGAGGCGAGTGTTGAGAGCCGAGTGGACTGA
- a CDS encoding DUF2961 domain-containing protein gives MNGHPFSPGPMGSLAAPISGRSMRATSTFREGPDGTYDPTAPPKSDLEEKSNRDNFRVPPGATHVLMDVEGPGVITHMWITFLGPEAHPWAKDGSADHQEMLLRIFWDGDERPGVEAPVGDFFGGCFGKRSEVVSTAVIVEGGDSYNCFWHMPFHKSARVEIVNESDKPISLLYYNIDWIKKDSLPEDTPYFYAQYTQAYPLETGRPYTLLETTGKGHYVGTVFSVRTRSPYWFGEGDEMVTIDGEAIPSVWGTGTEDYFLCAWGLERTLTPYFGVPYFDQWGIVGGHTSAYRWHVNDPFVFNESIKVQFETFGWISPDENADHRAHSWNPREDDYASVAFWYQTGKPTFAARAPHARERKLPSIERTTVVAADLEFGQKRIDPDAELPRLEYSGRRSTEAKRREVQRYPEHFDGPVLYLPMAEGEETTVELPFEVVVKEPLRLLLVMGLGPDHGTFEFALDGVVLGSPMDLYAPEVGMREFHFLDFWPEPGRYTATLRLVGKNHLSAGQALMVESLRLRERRPRVRAFGYDKDNDWRTNPIYYEGV, from the coding sequence GTGAACGGCCACCCTTTTTCGCCCGGCCCGATGGGTTCGCTCGCCGCCCCGATCTCCGGGCGCAGCATGCGCGCGACGTCGACCTTCCGTGAAGGGCCCGACGGCACTTACGATCCCACCGCGCCACCGAAGAGCGACCTGGAAGAGAAGAGCAACCGCGACAACTTCCGCGTGCCGCCCGGCGCGACCCACGTGCTGATGGACGTCGAAGGGCCGGGCGTGATCACCCACATGTGGATCACGTTCCTCGGTCCGGAGGCGCACCCGTGGGCCAAGGACGGCTCGGCCGACCACCAGGAGATGCTCCTGAGGATCTTCTGGGACGGCGACGAGCGGCCAGGGGTCGAAGCCCCCGTCGGCGACTTCTTCGGCGGGTGCTTCGGAAAGCGGAGCGAGGTCGTCAGCACCGCCGTCATCGTCGAAGGCGGCGACAGCTACAACTGCTTCTGGCACATGCCGTTCCACAAGTCCGCGCGCGTCGAGATCGTCAACGAGTCGGACAAGCCGATCAGCCTGCTCTACTACAACATCGATTGGATCAAGAAGGACAGCCTCCCCGAGGACACGCCGTACTTCTATGCCCAGTACACCCAGGCGTACCCCCTCGAAACGGGCCGGCCGTACACGCTCCTCGAGACCACGGGCAAGGGCCATTACGTCGGCACCGTCTTCTCCGTCCGCACGCGCAGCCCCTACTGGTTCGGCGAAGGCGACGAGATGGTCACGATCGACGGCGAAGCGATCCCGTCGGTCTGGGGGACCGGCACCGAGGACTACTTCCTCTGCGCCTGGGGCCTCGAACGCACGCTGACGCCGTACTTCGGAGTGCCGTACTTCGACCAGTGGGGCATCGTCGGCGGACATACGAGCGCTTACCGTTGGCACGTCAACGACCCGTTCGTCTTCAACGAGTCGATCAAGGTCCAGTTCGAGACGTTCGGCTGGATCTCGCCGGACGAGAACGCCGACCACCGCGCCCACAGTTGGAACCCCCGCGAGGACGACTACGCCAGCGTGGCCTTCTGGTACCAGACCGGAAAGCCGACCTTCGCCGCCCGCGCCCCCCACGCCCGAGAACGGAAGCTCCCCTCCATCGAGCGGACGACCGTCGTCGCCGCCGACCTCGAGTTCGGACAGAAGCGCATCGACCCCGACGCCGAGCTCCCGCGGCTCGAATACTCGGGACGGCGCTCGACGGAAGCCAAGCGGCGCGAAGTCCAGCGTTATCCCGAACACTTCGACGGGCCCGTGCTCTACCTGCCGATGGCCGAAGGCGAGGAGACGACCGTCGAGCTGCCCTTTGAAGTCGTCGTGAAGGAGCCGTTGCGCCTCTTGCTCGTCATGGGGCTCGGCCCGGACCACGGGACCTTCGAGTTCGCCCTCGACGGCGTCGTCCTCGGCTCGCCGATGGACCTCTACGCGCCCGAAGTCGGCATGCGCGAGTTCCATTTCCTCGACTTCTGGCCCGAACCCGGCCGCTATACGGCGACGCTGCGGCTCGTCGGCAAGAACCACCTCTCCGCCGGGCAGGCGTTGATGGTCGAGTCGCTCCGGCTCCGCGAGCGCCGCCCCCGGGTGAGGGCGTTCGGATACGACAAGGACAACGACTGGCGGACGAACCCGATCTACTACGAAGGTGTCTGA
- the pstC gene encoding phosphate ABC transporter permease subunit PstC → MATAQASQQEALAPETFVSGAREHVRTKKRDEKIVRWITAACASVSILTTAGIIGVLARETFLFFKLVSPVEFLTGTKWSPTFAEPHFGVLPLVCGTMLITVGAAIFAVPLGILAAVYLSEYAKPGLRRVLKPILEVLAGIPTVVYGFFALFVVTPWLRSWIPGVEVFNALSGAIVVGVMILPLVSSLCEDALSAVPRSLREGGYAVGATKFEVTRKITVPAALSGIMAAIVLAISRAVGETMAVTLAAGQTPTLTADPRKSIETITAYIVQISHGDTPDGSTAFRTIFALGATLFIMTMALNFIARKLVLRLRQVYA, encoded by the coding sequence GCCCCGGAAACGTTCGTTTCCGGGGCCAGAGAGCACGTCAGGACCAAGAAGCGCGACGAGAAGATCGTGCGCTGGATCACGGCCGCCTGCGCTTCGGTCTCGATCTTGACGACGGCCGGCATCATCGGCGTGCTCGCCCGCGAGACGTTCCTCTTCTTCAAACTCGTGTCCCCGGTCGAGTTCTTAACCGGGACAAAGTGGTCTCCGACGTTCGCAGAACCCCATTTCGGCGTCCTACCGCTCGTATGCGGCACGATGCTGATCACGGTCGGGGCTGCGATCTTCGCCGTCCCGCTCGGAATCCTTGCCGCGGTCTATCTGAGCGAATACGCCAAACCCGGACTTCGGCGCGTGCTCAAACCGATCCTTGAAGTCCTTGCGGGGATCCCGACCGTCGTCTACGGCTTCTTCGCACTGTTCGTCGTGACGCCTTGGTTGCGTTCCTGGATTCCGGGCGTCGAAGTGTTCAACGCCTTGTCGGGCGCGATCGTGGTCGGGGTCATGATCTTGCCGCTCGTGTCTTCGCTCTGTGAAGACGCGCTGTCCGCGGTGCCTCGGTCGCTTCGTGAAGGCGGCTATGCGGTCGGCGCGACCAAGTTCGAAGTCACGCGCAAGATCACGGTCCCGGCCGCCCTGTCGGGGATCATGGCCGCGATCGTCCTCGCCATATCCCGGGCTGTCGGAGAGACGATGGCCGTCACGCTCGCCGCCGGCCAGACGCCGACGCTGACGGCCGACCCGAGGAAGAGCATCGAGACGATCACCGCCTATATCGTCCAGATCAGCCATGGGGACACTCCAGACGGAAGCACGGCGTTCCGCACCATCTTCGCGCTCGGTGCGACGCTCTTCATCATGACGATGGCGTTGAACTTTATCGCTCGGAAGCTCGTGTTGAGGCTCCGGCAGGTGTACGCGTGA
- the pstA gene encoding phosphate ABC transporter permease PstA, producing MTLASRRPSRKLADRLFTAACIAAIVAVTLILIVLLFSIFKQGIGRLNPQFFTNFTSSIPKNAGIKAALAGTVAVVGLTALFAVPIGVASAVYLEEFADKKSRIANLIEVNISNLAGVPSIMYGLLGLAVFVRWFDLGRSVIAGALTMTLLILPMIVLVTREALRAVPFSLREASLALGSTRWQSIRRVVLPTAMPGILTGIILSISRALGETAPLVTIGAVSYISFVPQSVKDKFTVLPMQVFEWSSRPQVGFHDAAAAAIIVLLSVLLVMNSAAIVIRYKSTTKLGGAR from the coding sequence GTGACCCTTGCTTCGCGGCGTCCGTCCCGGAAGCTGGCCGACAGACTTTTCACGGCCGCGTGCATCGCGGCCATCGTCGCGGTCACGTTGATCCTTATCGTCCTCCTGTTCTCGATCTTCAAACAAGGGATCGGCCGGCTCAACCCACAGTTCTTCACGAACTTCACGTCGAGCATCCCCAAGAACGCCGGCATCAAAGCCGCGCTTGCGGGAACGGTCGCGGTCGTCGGACTGACCGCACTCTTCGCCGTGCCGATCGGAGTCGCGTCGGCCGTCTACCTCGAGGAGTTCGCGGACAAGAAGAGTCGGATCGCGAACCTGATCGAGGTCAACATTTCGAACCTGGCCGGGGTGCCGTCGATCATGTACGGACTTCTCGGACTGGCCGTCTTCGTCCGTTGGTTCGACCTCGGACGGAGCGTGATCGCGGGCGCGCTGACGATGACCCTCCTCATCCTGCCGATGATCGTGCTCGTCACGCGCGAAGCCCTTCGCGCCGTCCCCTTCTCCCTCCGCGAGGCGTCGCTGGCGCTGGGCAGTACCCGGTGGCAGTCGATACGGCGGGTCGTGCTCCCGACGGCGATGCCGGGCATCCTGACGGGCATCATCCTCTCGATCTCCCGAGCCTTGGGCGAGACCGCACCGCTCGTCACGATCGGCGCCGTGTCTTACATCAGTTTCGTCCCGCAGTCGGTCAAGGACAAGTTCACAGTCCTGCCGATGCAGGTCTTCGAATGGTCGTCCCGGCCCCAGGTCGGGTTCCACGACGCGGCCGCGGCGGCGATCATCGTCCTGCTTTCGGTCCTGCTCGTCATGAACTCGGCCGCGATCGTGATCCGGTACAAGAGCACGACGAAACTGGGCGGAGCGCGCTGA